In Phaseolus vulgaris cultivar G19833 chromosome 7, P. vulgaris v2.0, whole genome shotgun sequence, the genomic stretch GTCACAAATCCACCTTGTATTTCATGTTTCACTCCTCCGCCAATTCAAAGGGACACCTCCAGAAAATGTATTTAACTTAACTCCACTTCTGAACTTACTATCTTCTACAAACCCTACTTCACCAAACCCACTGACACCATCGCACGCGCCCACCAATCAGGAAATGCCACATGGTCCAACATTTACGCAGAGTCACGTGCCTCTACCACTCGCGCTTGCCTCCACCAACACGCTACCTAGCCTCTAGAAGGTTCTACCTAACCCGACGGACACTCAAATCCTAATTGCGGCCCAAAGCTTGCAAGCCTAATTCGCGTACCTTTGCCACCTGCAACTGCTAACACATTACCTAGCCTCTAGAACGTTCCACTTCCTCTTGACTCACACACAAACCCTAATAACGACTCAACTCTTGCAAACCCATTTTGCAACAACGTCTCTTCATACTTTGAGGACAAAGTGGATTTTCTAGCATATGACATTGATAGAGAAGGGCCTAACGTTATAGGGAGGCCCAAGAGACAACAAAAACAACCTTCATGGATGAAGAATTACATAATGTAATAGGGGCAATGCAGTTAGTAAATGGGTCTCTGTTAGCCCAATCTCTGTTAACCTAAAACTCACATATATAAGTGAGATATTTTGGAAATAAAGGCAGAGAGATTTTTTATCCTAGTATTTGTTAGTTACGGTAGCTATTGTAGTTTATCCTTTTTCTATTAACATAGTCCAAAAAATGTCTCCACTATGAAAATaggattacaatatttttttctctcactGTTGAGGATAACACTTAATCCCACCTAAGAAGGATTGAATACAAAGTCTTTCTAGCATCTTACTAGGATTTCTAATCTCACATTATGGTGGATGTTTATCCTCTCATTTCTCTCTATTTTGCTCTTCTCCTTACTTTCCTTTCTCTTCCTCACAAGTTCCCTTTATATAGAGAAGGAGATGAAGACTTCTTCATAAAGAAATAGTAGATAATTAATGTTTATCCCATTTTCAAGATATCTTGAAAATACTATCTTGAACTTTCTAGGTTGAACTTCATAGTCTTCAAGAGATATATAATTTCAAGACTTTGGAATGACcatcattgaatatattcaatgggTCAATTACCAAGATTCATTGGTCATGGTCCCCGTTAAATTAAGAAGGGATTCCCAACAAACCTTTCCCTTCCTGACTTAATTAAGGGGTATCAATAATCAAACTCCTATACAATAGTCTGTTAGCTTCTTATCTGAAATTGTCTTGGTCAACATGTCAGACCAATTATCATTTGTATGAACCTTCTCTAGTTGCAACTCTCCATCCTCTAAAGCATTTAGTATCCAATGATAACGATAATCAATGTGCTTTGTTCGAGAATGAAATGTAGGATTCTTAGTTAGGTGAATTGCACTTTGGTTGTCACAATGGAGAACATATCTTTCTTGAACATGACCCAAATCATGCAAGAGATTTTTGATATATTTTACCTCTTTTCCAGCTTCAGATGTGATAATGTACTCTGCTTCAGTTGTTGATAAAGCAACACATCTTTGTAACTTGGATTGCCAAGATACAACTCCCCCTGCAAAAGTAGTAAGATGTCCTTATGTGAATTTTCTAGAATCTACATCTTCAGCCATGTCTGCATCTGTGTATCTTACCAACATAGGATCTTCATTACCAAAACATAAACATCTTTTGGTACTTTCCCTTAAATATCTCAATATCCACTTTATTGCATTCCAGTGCTCTTCGCCAGGATTGGACAAGAATCGACTTACAACACCAATTGTATGGGCAATATCTAGGCTTGTGCAAATCATGGCATACATTAGGCTCCTTAATGATACAATCCCAATTCAAGAAGAATCTATAACACAAAGAAGTGGAGTTACTACAAAGACTAAAAAGGAAGGGAAATAAAGAGAAGGAGCATACaaagaaattagaaaaaaaaattaaaatatttctcttaatattttcttatagtttccttgtaaataaaaaatatagaaaatatatattttttctttagatTAGAAATCCAAGACATGCTATTTGGATGGCTTTTAAAAACAACCTTGTTTATTAAGGAATACAcataaatcaaacaaaacttAAATTTCCTTTCTTAAAAGCTAGCTTATGTAAACATGTATACATTCCTTTGTATCATAACTTGTTGATTTAAATGAAGTAGCCTTGAACTTTTTCTTAAAGTTGTGAATTCATCAAGAGGTAAATACTCATTTCACGAATCTTGTCTTGAATCTTCTAAATCAACCGATGATTTTCATTTTTACACTTatctttttctattaaaaacGTGTGTTCTTCCTATTCAATcttctttaacttttttttttatcttaaattatttttaaaatcaagtCTTTATActtgaattataatttaattaatcttatatttaatagaaacactatatattttttactttagaaAACACTAAATCAACTCACTTAAATAATTATTCTCTAAATATAGAGAAGATAacaatttaatatttgatttaaagACTACGAAAACCTTTATATAATGTTTGAATTTAAAGATTTACTATTTATATGAATATATGTTGAAGAAAACTTATTGGAATCGACGTATTAGAAAACGTAAACATAAAAATGTAGACCAAAAATTGATATTAAACTTTCTTTGCTAATATATAAAGATTTGTTTTATAAGTAATTACAATTGATCatctaaataatttaataatccTATTATTAATATGTTgccatattttaataaaataaataataaaacaaaatttgtttaatatcttataaatatatattttatactataaaaactaaataattaaaataaaaaataaaatagaataaaacactttaaattttaatatcttataaataatttattttaatatatttttactttaaaatataattcttttgtttgttgaggtttttataataagtttttattttaatttacattttttaaaattattcttttgattaaattattttaaaaatatattattaatatataattaaatttattctatTATGTTCATCAAATCTATCTATTACAAGTTTTCCCATACTTTTCCCTACTCCAAAGAATTtgatttttccaatttttttaacCTCATTTCTTACCCTTCTCCCTACTACGCCTTCTCACTTCCATCTTCGTCACTGTGTGTCTCCATCTCAACACCGTCTCATTTCCATCGTCTTCACTGTTCAATCCTCTTAGCTCTGAATTTGGTAAGTCTATAATTCATCTCTCTCGTTCTACGTCGacttttgtttgtttatttctCTCCATCTCTCACATACTCTTGGTCATGTCTTGCCCCAGAATTTGAATCTAAATATCTAACTGCTCTGTTGTTTTTTGGAAAGCTACGTTGCTCCAGTAATCTCTTTTCGTTTGATCAGAGGTGCAGTTCTTGTATGGTGAATAGAGGTTAGTATCTTTCATTGTCTCACCTATGCAATTTCGGGTTTCGCTTTTGTTTTGGTTAATttgtttgaatttatttattttccttttgtgTCTATAATTTAGGgtttgtgttttatttttctctccgAGTAAGATTTGCTGCATCGGTATACAAAAATGTAGAATTTTCTGCAATTAGAATTGTCATGGAGTTAGCAAAAGTAAACTATAGCCACTTTCGTGTAATTTTCTGCAAGTGTTTTCTGCGATTTTCTACAATTGTTTTCTCTGCCTGTGTTCCCTTTTGTCAGCCGTGCTTAGAGCCTGTTTTGCACGAGACCTCAGCTCTGAACTTTTCATTAATGCATAATCTGATAATACCTTTTTCGATACTGTAATTTGGCACATGTGTCTAAGACACATGAGTGCTAGAGGGTTGGACATTTTGTCCAAATGGGGGTTGCATGGTGACCAGAAGAGGGAGAATAGGGAGAATTTTCCCTTTTGTGAACACTATATGTTTGGAAAACAGCACAAATAGGACTTTCCTATAGGTTTGCACAAGATGAAGGCGCATTGGATTATTTTCATGCATATTGTTGGGAGTCAGTGAAAGTTCCATCTTTGTGAGGTGCAATGCAATACTTTTTTCTCTCAATCATGATTACTCAATGTTCACGTGGGTATTCATGATTAAGCAGAAAGCAAAGGCCTTCGAGAAGTTTAAGCATTACATGCTCCTAATGCTTAACCAAATCGGGAAGATGATCAATCATGCAAGAAAAATGGTTTGAAATTTTTCTCTAGAGAGTTTAACAACTTTTGTAAAGAACAATCGGGGATTCAGCAGGggtattttagtaatttaaatgTCTCTGTTGAAGAAAGTAGACAGAACCTTTGGACTTTCCTGTTTACCAGAATCGTTGGGTGACTTATCTGATTAAGGCATTGACAACTATTTCTCTTTCACGGTTTATATATtctgtttcttctttttttgttcAATTTGAAACCACAAGCCCCTTAAATTAggtttttacttttatttatttatatttgttattgATTTTCTGGTTAATTAACTTGCCCAATGAGATTTACTTTCTATTGAAATGTAAACAGAATACAAATTGTGAAACACATCTTGTTTAAGTGAAAGATGTTTTTCTTAACTAATCTGTGCCACACTTTAGTTGTATTGTATGTTAACTTCTTTTTTGTTTATCGGATTATCTCACTGGCATTTTGATATTTCCTTGGATATAGCTATATTTGTCTTGTTCATGTCTGATACAGTTGTGAAGAGTTAATTTAGAAGACAATATAATACTAGGTACTCTTGGTCCACTGTCTGTGTGCATGACTTCATTGCGACACAAAGCACTGCTGCTGATGAATATATATTGCTTGGGAAGGAATCTCACCACTGCTTCATCATCATCTTTGCTCCCTGTGAAACTCCCTGCACAAAGGTATAAAACAATTGAGTATTTCTATTTAACTCCTTGTATATATGTACTGGTACAATTATGTTTTTAGATTTAATTAAGGATGATGTCATGTGACTTACTGTTGTGTTTTTAGTGAAGACTTATGTTGCTTATTGTGTTTTTAGTGAAGACTTATGTATCTTGTAAAATGCTATTTAAAGGTGCCAACTATTTTTATGCTAATGTAGGGAAGTTCATTTTTGGTATGTTTTACCTGATGAGGTCAAGAGCACAAACCTATTGAACCGATATTTAGAAATTCTATCGCCTTGCGAGAAGGAAAGTATACTTACCATGCGTGAGGAGCAGATAAAGAAAAGAGCTCTGCTGGCCCGTGCATTAGTTCGCACTACATTAGCAAGATGTGAGTTATATTATTCTGGAGCCGGGgtcatattttttcttcttcctttttcattttttcatcTGTATAACACTGTTCTAATTGTATACCAATCACCAAGCTATGATATTGCGATCTATGCAAGTCATATATATTTTCAGTCACAACTTAGAGTTTAATGAACTAAATTATTGTGGTTTCATAACCTGGCATATGCCACCATAGCAACTAATTTTCCAGTGGCAATTTTGTGGATCATTTATTTTGGCAATTCGAGAATCAACTACAATATTTTACTCCGAACCTTAGCTTAATAACAATTTTAAGATAATTTGATTAGTTTGCACTTAGTACCTACTTGTTTCATGGACCTTGATTTGTATGAAACTATCTGTCATGGTTACATCTATAATTAGTATATTGCTACAGTTTTGCTTCATTtggttttgatatttttatatcaTGACAGAATATCTAAGCAGTATTGTTTACTGCTAGATCATACAAATTGTCAAATTGATCCAAAATCTTTAAAGTTCAGGAAGAACAATTATGGCAAGCCTGAGGTGTGTTTTTAGGctattaatttattaacttttgtattttttgcACTTTCTTTTTGCATAATTGATGTATGCCTTGTTCATTGAGCTTTTGTGTAAATATTAACGGTTAGTAGTGTATTTGAATAGTTGGACTTGCAATATGCTGATGATTGGAGCCTCCCACCACTGCATTTTAATATCTCACACACTTCGTCTTTGATAGCTTGTGGAGTAACTGTGGGTTCTGCTGTATGTATTCACTATTCTATTTCATAGCAGTAAATTATTTGTAAATGAGTGTCTGCTAGGAATTATTCTTTTATTGAATTCAAGTAAAACTTCGATAACCCATGGTTACAAGTCTGAGCAGAAACGAAAAATGGCAAAAAATAAGATCAAAACCAGAGAATTAGAACCTGCTCTGTGGCAACATCCGCCTGCCCCCAAAATATACCAAATGAATACTATCCTTCTTCCTCACCTTCCACTTTCCTTCCCTCGAGCTGATTTTCACATCCCTATCTCCTCCTGCCATATATGCAGTTTGTTATGATTCTGCATAACCATTGTCTCCTCTTTACTTCCCATTTTGTCCCTGTTTATATTTCTCCTCCTATagtattgtttttttaatgGAGGCCCCTTTTGTTGAGGCTCAACAATACGCCCCCTCCCCCACATCAAGCTGCACTGCACAGgtgaaaattaagaaaaactgttttaatcaATTCAAATTTCTTTCAAGTGCTGTCCTCCTTGGGTAACCCAACCCACTGTATAAGTACCTCCCAGTTTCCATTTGACAACTTCCTAGCTGCTACCACATTTGTAGGTTTGACTTGCAATTCCAATTCCCCTGTTAAGAGAGGTAAAGGTCCTCAACTTGGCTGACTGGTTGGAGGAGCCTTTGTGAGTTGAGATATGCAAACAATTGGATGCAACCTTGATGTTTCTCGTAAGAAAAGTTTATAGGCAGCAACACCAATCTTTTCCAAGACCCTGAACAACCCATAGAATCTGGGACTAAGGTTTTCATTCACACGTTTTTCCAATGATCTCAATTTATAGGGTTGGGCCTTTTAATTCTTCTTGGATTCCATTGGGAATGAGTTTGATACTTTCATGCAAACTATATTCATCATCCCCAATTACACATTCATTTCTCAACTCCTTTCTTGTGGCATTGATGCCATGGCCTGAGATGATGCTACATCACCCTTAATCTCTATGACTTATTCGTCTTTTTGCACCTCAATTAGGTGTTGTCGCAAGTCTGCATTGAACTTCTCCAAGCTTTTAagccttctctttcaatttcttAAAGCCCAACCTTTCTTATTGTAACTTGCAACACTTACTTATCTATTGCCTTCTCCTTTACCTTGGGTCTCAATTTGACTTCCAACTAATGGGCAAGTTGATATTCGTTGTCCGTAAGAGTAAGAGGGTTTGGTTCTTGTCCCTTCTTGGGCCCAAACCCCCCTTCCACCCCATGGGGTTTTATTGGCACTGGGCCCAACTCCTCTACTTGAGGTGTCCACCTGACTGACCCAATATTCCCTTCAATGTTTTGTGCCAGGTGTCCACCTGACTGACCCAATATTCCCCTCAATGTTTTGTGCCATCTCCATCACAATGTGCAAGTTTCTTGAACCAATTATCCtcatattttctttgatttcGTCTTTCATTCCATTTCGAAAAGCTTTGGTCATGAATTCTTCGTCTGTGAAATGCATAGAAGTAGGGAGTAGTTCAAACTTCTCTTTATACTCAATAAACGAGTCCCTTTTCTTTAATCCCATCAACACTTCGTATGGATTCTCCGAATATTCCATCTAAAATTGACCAGAAAGTGATTGCTGGAATTTCCGTCACGTCACCATCAATACCTGAGGTTCCCACCATTGGTACCAGTTCAATGTCCTTCCCTCTAAACATACCATTGTTGTGTCCATCTTCTCTGCTTTTGGAATGCAGTTTATCACAAAATATTGCTCCACCCTATACCCATGCGGATTGTCTCCTTCAAAGTATGGCACTTCTACTCGTTTCACACGCTTCTCCCTTATATATTCTATCCAGTCTTCCCCATTGCCATTGTTCTCACCTTCCCTCTCCACCCTAACTTCCCTAACTTCAGCATTAATCTGCTCTGTCATTGGTCGCATCATCTCTTCCATGTGCTGGTGGAACTCTTCTTGAATTGAagcctgaactccttcaagcCTCTGTTCAACACTATTTAAACAATTATCTATTCATTTGGCTACCATCATATGTTCCCAGGATCAGGAGCTCTTATACTAGTTATAGGAAccattcttttatttaattcatGTAACCTTCAAGGATCAACCCTTGGTTACAAGGCTAACAAAAACGGAAAATGCCAAAAAATAAGATCAAAATCAAAGAATTAGAACATGCTCTATGAAaactgttgggtctattagagtctaagttcaagagggggggtgaaaagaacagattgattttgaaaggaacaaatttatttttcaacacACTTTATCAAAACTAGAAACTAGTTCAGATTAGCATTGAGATTAAACAGAGAAATTTTCCAGAACAAGGTGAGTTATTTCTTACAGCAGCAATAAGAACAAGATTTACATAAAGAGATCAACACAAGATCTTTTAATAcaattctttaaagaaagtaaATCTTTAACAAAGTTATTTCAAAGAAATTGTTTGTTCTTAAACCAGTCAACACACAGATTCAGAAAGCTTCTTGTGATTAAAAGATTTTTCCAGAACaaagaacagtatgaacaagcccagaaataacagattcaattttaaaagaacaaatttatttcctGACAGATTATCCAATTAAGCGGAAAAAGTGCAGGGATTGAGAAGAATGATGCAAacacaatttatactggttcactcataaagagctacatccagtttcacctcacaccaaggtggaattcactaaaaactgTTCAACACAATTACAACACCTtgcagttcttgaaccctacaagaacaaggCACTCAAAGCtgaaaaccctatttcagcactacTTGCACTTTAAGAAATCAAGAAGTGTCTTACACAATCACCTTTACACAAGAATGAAtcaaggaaggaaaacacctaaaagaagatgcaagaaactgaaaaccagtagcccagattgCAGCACAACAGTGACAATACCTCCACCAAGATCAAGGCACACAAAGAACAAGCACTCTTGAAGTTCTTTtagaaaatctttcaaaaactcaTTCAAATCCTTTTTCCACTCACTGAAAACTTTTGATCTCTATTTAAAACGTGATTGCACAACTACATTTTCATATGAGATGTGtctctctttatatagaaaacagtttatAACATCTttaaaaaagaagttaaaaagctgttataaaaagaacatgttaaatcaaatctaaacaaattgtttttctgaaaatacTTCCAGCTCATCTTAACAGAAGTAACGGGTTGCAACAAACtgtttggtgccctaacagaattttgaaaacatTTCAGCAGTTCagaaataaatctattgttttacaaatcaacagatttatttttgtgcagtaacCTGATTTTGAGAAAACTTAAAGTAGTGTTTAGGAAAACATTGAATCACTTCTTGTGCTTGATCTCACCACCTTGATTAGGCATATAAGGTAGGTCACGAAGCAAAAAAGGCTACCTTAAACTCACTCTAACTTGCATACAAGATCACCTAATTACATCACTCTAcaaccttcaaagcaaacttgctattttcttcatcaaacacacactaggACAGCAGATAataagcttcatccatcttcatcaAAAACAACCACCCTCAAAATATCTGAAATGAATCCTATCCTCCCTCCTCACCTTCCACTTCCTCGTATCCTCCCTCCACTTAGTTGATTTCCACGTCTCTCTTCATTCTCCTTTTGCAATGCATGCAGTCTGTTATGATCTTGCATAACCATTGTCTCCTCCTTACTACCCATTTTATCCCtatctttttttctcttccGATAGTATTGTTTCAATGGAGGCTCATTTTGTTGAGGCCCATCACTGTCATTGTATTCTCTTATAGTTTAATGATATCTTCTATCAAAATGTCTTTTTTCTGTAGACCTTATTGTCTTTGAACTTGTTTAACTTGTCATTCTCATTGTAGATTGGTATTGATGTGGAAGAGAAGCAAAGGAGGTTAAAGAATGATACATTAGCCTTTGCACAACGATTCTTTTCTCCCTGTGAAATAGAAATGTTGACTCACATTGTGGACCCTGAACTCCGACTTCAGGAGTTCATTAAATTATGGACTCTAAAGGTTAGTAACTGTATTGAATGTCACTAATTCTGTTAGGTTATTGAATAAAGAGTATGGTTAGAAACAAATGTGACTGTTTTGAAGTTGGAACatattatattgaaaaaattgaattacTTTTTTTGTTTGGCATCATcatatcaatattattttctttgagaattatttgttttttgaaTTGTAATGGGGAATTGGTGTGTTCTGCTACCTTACATTAGCTTTAAGGATATTGGTAATATATTTCCATATTATTATAAAACTGGAATTACTTGGAAAGCATATTCTTGCATTAATTGATGTTCAGGTAAAACCATAAACTTATTTTTGGTTAAAGATGCAAGTTAATCTAATGTATTTCAAAGGTGTCTATATGATTTGTTCCTTTTTTGTTAGCTCCATTTAAAAATGTCTAGAGTTGTATGCACCAATTTCCTTTGAAACCTATATTTTTGAagcaattattaattataagcATAATATAGTTCGTCAGCATAACTTGTTGTAAGTTGAAATTCAATCTGTGTTCTGCAGCTGTCACTCACAAAGACATTTCCTATTGGCAGGAGGCATATGTAAAAGCACTAGGGAAGGGCTTCTCAGCCTCACCTTTTAAGACTTTCACTGTGCGATTAGGAGACCATGTGAAAGGAAACATCCATGCTCCACCTCATATGATTTCTAAGGTATGCTTCGCACTTGTAAAGTTTGTTTGAACTTTGAGATATAAAGAGCTCTTATTTATTGACATTATCTGATGATATATCGATTTCTCCTCTGGAGTCAACTGCTGTAGTATGGGCGTGTGCATGAAGCCCTGCTTTAGTATTAGCATATTAAATTTTGGAAGGTGATTTGTTGGCTTTTTTCTACCATGAGCATTTTACTCTGCTGACAGGCACATGATATTACTGTTGAGTCTTCTGATGACCTGCAGAATCCGTCTAGCAATTGGCAGTTTGGACTTCTGGAGTTAGCTGGTTCTCATTATGCTGCCGTTTGTATAGAACAGGATAGCATCGATGCTGGTAATAATAAGTCTTATGCTATAAGGTGTATATTGCATATATGCATTATTGCTAGTAACACAGCATTACTATAACGGCTGCACACTTGGTCTCATGCCTGCATATTATACAGCCACTTTCATACCTGTGGCTATCATGGCTCCAACAATTGTGTGAATTGCATATTTCGCCACCATTATTTAGTTTGAATAGTTGCTACAGCCTCATCTTTGTGGTTTGCAGGCAATGGAAGCATTCCAATAGATCTGACCCTAAGGAAAACAATCCCATATGTTGAGGATGAATGTATTTCTGCAACTGACAGTGCTGTAGTGATTGGTGGCTTGACTAGACTGTCAGTGTGTGATTAGTGATTTTGTAATGAAATGGAAGTTTTGGCCGTAGCTTTACAGCCTTCCTTCAGCATTTTGGAATAAGTgcttacaatttattttttagtgcTCCCATTGTTGTTGCTCAGGACACGATCTGTGAAGTGCACTGTAACGTGTTGCAGTCCTTGATTTCTTGGTCTCTTTAGGCATGATCTAATCAACAACGTTGCAATCCgtgtaaaatttataattatatgaaaattttatctattaatatattaaaatgtttaaaaataacttACCGCAGTGCgtgatattttataaactttcctaatattatgaaaaaacaGTGATATGCAAATAATTTTAATGCATCTAAACTTGTGGATGTGATTTTTTGGGATTGTATGTGGTAATGACAATTGTGATGAAACTAAAGTAAAGAAGTAattcttttgaaaatattattattgtgaGCTGCTTGAGGTAACAAATTTTCTATGTGAGAACTTTAGTGGTATCAACAATTGGTTATTTGAGAAGTATGGATAATTACAACGATACACTGGTGTATAGAGTCTAGAGAAGGTTCATGAGCacatgtatatattaaaaaaatgttcaaGTAATGTTACTAAGGTTTTATAAATCTCAAAATGATGGTGACGGAAAGAGGTCGAGGCACAAACTAGAAGATAAAAGAGGAAGTGAGaagacaaatttttcttacacCTAAAAGCTTACTATGTTATTATTTCTTGAACTAATATAATAAGCACATACTatctaagttaaaaaaaataatgtacataattttgtatttataattttacaacCATCTCAATGAGAGATGGATTACAATTGTCACAATAAATCGCATTATAACCACAATTTTCCAGTAGTGCTAAATGATGAAACAtcttaatcaatttaattttctCGTGACCTGTACTAGTATAGACCACCCaaaacatatattaatatattaatgtgttataaagataaaaacataACACGAACACACTGTAACAACAAATTTTAGggagaaaaaaatatcaacGAAGAAGTAATTTAAAATGATCATAAAGTAGAGATCATGTATAATAatctgtgttttttttttaataagaacatGAATCATACTGGAGGTAATAAGAAAACACattgtttaatttattaaagaatGCAGCTAGAAACATTGAAAGTGTTCGACATGAACAATTATGTAACATTGCTACTTTTTGAAGTGTTGGTGCTTCCTTGACTTAAGGGACAGTGATGTTGGATGAACTAATCTTATAGAAGCGGATTGCATTTCGTGCGAGTATGTCTTTTGCAGCTTCCACAGCCTCGGAAATTAAGAGCTCACCATCAATGTATGCATCACGTAGAACAGAGAAAACAACTTCGCGGGAATTCTTTGCACCTGTTAAACCCAAACTTATGACTTCAACTTGTAATCATCGCAACGTAAACAAGTACAGAGATGGAAATATTTTAAGAGAGTGAAAGCTGCAAACATTACTTGTTGCATTCATTTTTCATGTAAGAATTTCCAGCAATAATTATAGATTCTAGACACGATTCTAAGTGCTTGGATTAGACTCTTAAGTTATGAACATGAAAATATATGTTGAAGTCATAAGCATATGATATGACTTAGCATTTTGCATTGGAGATTCTAGAACTGGTGTGTGTAGATAAGGTTTAGGAAAGACAACAAGGTACATGGAAAACATTTGAAATTGAAACTGTCACAGCAAGCATTTAAGCATAAACTTCAAATTTGGTTGTCATAATTGATGTTAACCAACCTAAGTAGAAGGTTTCAGGAAATGTATAGGCGTCAGTGCTGAACATCACCTGCATTGCAAAAATTATTTGAGATATAATGTCTCAGTTTCATGTTCATTTGAAACTTCATCTTATAATAAAAGGGtaacaaacttttaa encodes the following:
- the LOC137828927 gene encoding uncharacterized protein isoform X2, which produces MVNRGTLGPLSVCMTSLRHKALLLMNIYCLGRNLTTASSSSLLPVKLPAQREVHFWYVLPDEVKSTNLLNRYLEILSPCEKESILTMREEQIKKRALLARALVRTTLARYHTNCQIDPKSLKFRKNNYGKPELDLQYADDWSLPPLHFNISHTSSLIACGVTVGSAIGIDVEEKQRRLKNDTLAFAQRFFSPCEIEMLTHIVDPELRLQEFIKLWTLKEAYVKALGKGFSASPFKTFTVRLGDHVKGNIHAPPHMISKNPSSNWQFGLLELAGSHYAAVCIEQDSIDAGNGSIPIDLTLRKTIPYVEDECISATDSAVVIGGLTRLSVCD
- the LOC137828927 gene encoding uncharacterized protein isoform X4, whose product is MVNRGTLGPLSVCMTSLRHKALLLMNIYCLGRNLTTASSSSLLPVKLPAQREVHFWYVLPDEVKSTNLLNRYLEILSPCEKESILTMREEQIKKRALLARALVRTTLARYHTNCQIDPKSLKFRKNNYGKPELDLQYADDWSLPPLHFNISHTSSLIACGVTVGSAIGIDVEEKQRRLKNDTLAFAQRFFSPCEIEMLTHIVDPELRLQEFIKLWTLKEAYVKALGKGFSASPFKTFTVRLGDHVKGNIHAPPHMISKAHDITVESSDDLQNPSSNWQFGLLELAGSHYAAVCIEQDSIDAGNGSIPIDLTLRKTIPYVEDECISATDSAVVIGGLTRLSVCD
- the LOC137828927 gene encoding uncharacterized protein isoform X3; this encodes MVNRGTLGPLSVCMTSLRHKALLLMNIYCLGRNLTTASSSSLLPVKLPAQREVHFWYVLPDEVKSTNLLNRYLEILSPCEKESILTMREEQIKKRALLARALVRTTLARYHTNCQIDPKSLKFRKNNYGKPEIGIDVEEKQRRLKNDTLAFAQRFFSPCEIEMLTHIVDPELRLQEFIKLWTLKEAYVKALGKGFSASPFKTFTVRLGDHVKGNIHAPPHMISKAHDITVESSDDLQNPSSNWQFGLLELAGSHYAAVCIEQDSIDAGNGSIPIDLTLRKTIPYVEDECISATDSAVVIGGLTRLSVCD
- the LOC137828927 gene encoding uncharacterized protein isoform X1, which encodes MTSLRHKALLLMNIYCLGRNLTTASSSSLLPVKLPAQREVHFWYVLPDEVKSTNLLNRYLEILSPCEKESILTMREEQIKKRALLARALVRTTLARYHTNCQIDPKSLKFRKNNYGKPELDLQYADDWSLPPLHFNISHTSSLIACGVTVGSAIGIDVEEKQRRLKNDTLAFAQRFFSPCEIEMLTHIVDPELRLQEFIKLWTLKEAYVKALGKGFSASPFKTFTVRLGDHVKGNIHAPPHMISKAHDITVESSDDLQNPSSNWQFGLLELAGSHYAAVCIEQDSIDAGNGSIPIDLTLRKTIPYVEDECISATDSAVVIGGLTRLSVCD